Part of the Gemmatimonadota bacterium genome is shown below.
AGCGTGAGGCGAAAGCTCCTCTCTCGGCTCCGCGATCGTCTGGTCCATGATGTCGAGGATGTGCATCCGCGCCGTATTCGCGCGTTCCAGGGCCTCCTGGAGGATCTCGCGAGTGAGGCCGTCCACCTTGATGTCCATCTGAATGGAGGTGACTCCCTTCCGGGTCCCCGCGATCTTGAAGTCCATGTCTCCGAGGGCGTCTTCGAGTCCGAGAATGTCGGTCAGGACAGCGACGCGGTCTCCCTCTTTGATAAGCCCCATCGCGACCCCGGCGCAGGCGGCCCTCACCGGCACCCCCGCCCCCATGAGGGCGAGAGACGAGCCGCAGACCGTGGCCATCGAGGAAGAGCCGTTCGACTCGAGGACATCCGAGACTATCCGAATCGTATAGGGGAAGTCGTCGTACGACGGGAGGAGGGGCTGGATCGCCCGCTCGGCGAGCGCCCCGTGCCCGATCTCACGACGCGATGTGCCGCGCATCGGCTTCGCTTCCCCCGTGCTGAAGGGGGGAAAGTTGTAGTGGAGCATGAAGGACTTCGTGATCTCTTGGGCCTGGTCGATGGACTCGATCCGCTGCTCGTCGCGCGACGTCCCCAGGGTCGCAACACAAAGGGCTTGCGTCTGCCCGCGGGTGAAGAGTGCGGAGCCGTGCGTGCGCGGGAGGAGGCCGATCTCACAGGAAATGTCGCGGACCGTGCTCAGCTCGCGCCCGTCCGCACGGATTCCTTCGTCGAGGATGCGGTTTCGCATGCTCGACTTCTCGATCCCTCGGAGAATCTCGCCGACCTGGTCGCGCGAGCTTTCCATCTCATCGTCGGAGAGCTCGTCCTGGAGGCGCTCCTCGACATCTTCCTTCACCGACGCGAGCGCCTGACTGCGCTCCTGCTTTTCGCGGAGCGCCATTGCAGCCGCCACCCTCGACCGGGCCAGGTCCTCGACGCGCGCCGCCAGGCTCGCGTCCGGGAGGCGAGGAGTCCAAGCCATATCGGGCTGGCGGCGCTCTGCGATCAACTCCTCCTGGATCTTCACGAGCTGGCGAATCCCCTCGTGCGCGACCTCGAGCCCCTCGAGCACTTCGGCTTCGGGAACTTCGACGGCGCCTCCTTCGACCATGAGCAGGGCGTCCGCCGAGCCGGCCACGACGATGTCCACGTCGGAATAGGCGAGCTGCTGGAAGGTCGGATTGAGGATCCAGTTTCCGCGAACCCTCCCGACCCGGACGGCGGCGATGGGAACCTGGAAGGGGATCTTGGACATGTTCAGAGCCGCCGACGCACCGAAGAGCGCCAGGACATCCGCATCGTTTTCCTGGTCGGCCGAAAGCACCGTGCAAACGACCTGTGTTTCGTAGAGGAAGCCGTCGGGAAAGAGCGGTCGCAGGGAGCGATCGATCAGGCGGCAGGTGAGAGTCTCCTTCTCGCCCAGGCGCCCCTCCCGCTTGAAGAACCCTCCGGGGATCTTCCCCGCGGCGTAACTCTTCTCCCGGTATTCCACCGTCATGGGGAAAAAGGGGAGGTGGGTCGGCCGGTCCTGCACGGTCACCGCGCAGAGCACCACCGTCTCACCGAACTGTACCAGGCATGATCCGTGGGCCAACTTGGCGAGGCGCCCTGTCTCGAGCGTCAGCGTGCGCCCCGCGAACTCGCGTTCAATTCTTTGCATTGTTCTCCGTTCCGTTCACCGCATGTGATCGTTGTACGCGGGATGCGGAGGGTGTTCCGCCCGCGCGCCTTGCCTTCGCTTCAACGATTCCGCGGATCCGGATCGGTGCGACCGCCGTTCCGCCGGGGGATCCCATTCGGGTCCGCCGGGGGTCCAGCTTCAGTGCGGGTCGACCTGTCCGGTCCGGGAACACTCACAGGTCTACGAAGACCTGCCAAAGAAGAAGCGGCGACCAGGGATCCCCGGGCCGCCGCGTCTCCGGCCTTCCACCTATTTCCGGAGCCCCAACTCGTCAATGAGGCGCCGGTAATGGTCGAGGTCCGTTCGCTTCAGATACTCCAGTAGGCGCCGCCTGCGCCCCACCATCTTGAGGAGGCCCTGCCGGGAGTGGTGATCGGCCTTGTGTTTCTCGAAGTGGTCCCGCAGATGATCGATCCGCTGGGTGAGAAGCGCGATCTGAACCGCCGTGCTGCCGCGGTCGTTCTCGTGCGATTGATGCTTCTGGACCACCTTCTGCCGTGCTTCGGCGCTCACACTGGACATGACGTCGCTCGTTTACCCTGGTTCTTCGACCGGTCGGCGGGCGCCGCCGGGGCGTGGTTGTTCACTAATCCTCAGGCCGTATTAGCCTTGAAAACTATCTCGATCCCTCATCGGCAACAACCCCGGACCCTCCCCTCCTGGCAGGCATTCCCCAGAGCTCCGCGGGTCTCTCGAGCCGTCCCCCGCCGATTCCGATGGCGATGAGCGCGGCCATGCCCATGACGATCCCCGCCGTGATGAACACTTCCCGGAAAGTCGCAACCTGCGCCTCGGAAACGAGATCCAGGAATTCTGGTGAACCAAAATCGAGGGCGCCGGCGCGCGCGTAGAAGCGCCCCAGCCCGTGGGAGGTCAGGAGGGCCGCCCCCACCAGCATTCCCGCCATCCGGGCCAGGGTGAGCCAGGCGGCGGCGGTCGCTCTCTCCTCCTCCGCGACCCGCTGCAGGACCGCCGCGCCCAAAGGCGCCAACACCAATCCGAAGCCGAGCCCGCCGACGAGTTGGGGGACGGATCGCATGAGCTGGGTGAGCTCCGCATCCCATCCCTGAAGCCCCGCGAACCCCGCAGCGATGAGGACACACCCGGCGACGGCGGTCGGGCGAAGGCCCATGCGGCCGCCGAGCCATCCTCCCAGGAGAGCGCCCAGCGGCACCGCAATCGTCAGCCGCATGAGGGTGAGGCCGCCCTCGAGCGCGCCTTCGACGAGGACGAGGTTCACGAAAAGGGGAACGCCCATGAGCGCGGTGATGAGCCCCGCCCCAACCAGAAACATCGTCAGGTTCGCGCAGGCGGTGCGCGGCTCGCTGAGGGCGCCGAGCCGCACCATGGGGTACCCGCCTCGTGCCTCCAGGCGGAGCTCGTGGAGGACGAACCCCATTGCGAGGGCGGCAGCGACCGCAAGGATCGCGAGCGTCCAAGAAAGGGGCCTGGGAAAGATCGGGTCGTTCACGAGCCCGTACGTCAGGACCGCGAGGGCGAGTCCCAGGAGGGCCGCGCCCGCCCAATCAATGCGCCCCTCGCGTCGCGTTCCGGTCGCGAGCCACCAGGCGCCAATGAGCGTCGGGAGGACGAGGGGGAGGTTCACCCAGAAGACGGCCCTCCACCCCCACCACTCGGTGATCACCCCCCCCCACGCCGGACCGATGAGCGCCCCGGCCTCGGTGGCGGCTGCGATCGCGCCGAGCCCCATGAGGCGGCGCTCCGGTGGGAGTTGATCTACGACGATCGCCATCGCGACCGGGACGACCCCTCCCCCGCCAACCGCCTGGAGCGCCCGGGCGGTCACGATCCAAGGGAAGGAGGGCGCCAACGCGACCAGCGTGCTCCCGATCATGAAAACCAAGAGGGTCACGGCAAAGATCCGCGCGAGTCCGTAGACGTCCGCGATCCTCCCTACGATCGGAAGGGCGACGAGGTATCCGAGGAGGTAGCCGTTCACGACCCAGGACGACTGGTAGAACTGGTCCACCGTGAGCCCCACGTCAGTGATCAGGGCAGGGAGGACGACGACGATGGAGGTCTGGTCGTTCGCGCTGTGGAAGACGCCCCAGGCGACCAGGAGGAGGAGAAGATTTCCTCGCGACGGATCAACGCCGCGCCGCAGGAGCCACCCGGACTGGAGCCAGTCGGGGACGCGCCTGATCCGTGCGGCGGCGAAGCCGTCGGTCACGCTCCCCTACCCGCGACAGGTCGCCTCAAAGGGGCGCGGTGATCTCGAAGGTGGCGCCGAACTGGGAGAGCGTGAGGCGGCGAACGACCGTCGAATCGTCGCCGTCGGCAAGCGTGCCGCGGATCTCGATCCGGTGCACGACAGGGTCCTCGCTTCCGATCCAGGTTCGCGCGGTCAAGGGGCGGCCGGCAGGGACGCCGGGGATGAGCAGGGCGAGCGCCCCAGAGTCCAGACTACCGTCGACGATATGGGTCTCGACACCCCCCACGACCTCGGTCCCGGTCAGAGTCGGCGTGCCGATCCCGCGAATGACCGCGGTCACTCCCGTCGCTGGATCGAAGAACTCAGAGATGCTGAGCGCCTGGGGAGTCCACGCGCCAGTGAGCGGGTTCGTCATCCATGCGCCCTCCGGCACGATAATCAGCTGCAAATTGACGGCGAGAGGGCCGGTTCTTCCCATCACGTCGGCGCGGAGGCGCTCGCCGTTTGCGATCTCCCCCTCAGCGCGCTCCATGGCGAGCCCTCCAACGATCATCGTGGTTCCGTTTTCGTGCTCGAGAAGAAAGGCGAAGGAATTGACCTCGCTCATTCGGTCCGCGGATGACGCAACGAGCTCAGCCGGATCCGGCGCTCCTCCGTCCCCGTCCCCACCGCAAGAGGCCAGGAGGGCGAAAGCGAGAAGAGAGGTGGCCCGCATCTTGGTCCGCATGAACATGGAGGTTGTCTCCAACGGAAGGGTCTTTTTCATCGAGGGCATCGGTCTCTTATCGCTCCGGACCTTCCACCGTTCCGCGGTCCGCAGCGAGAACCTCCCGGGCGGCGGCCA
Proteins encoded:
- the rpsO gene encoding 30S ribosomal protein S15 gives rise to the protein MSSVSAEARQKVVQKHQSHENDRGSTAVQIALLTQRIDHLRDHFEKHKADHHSRQGLLKMVGRRRRLLEYLKRTDLDHYRRLIDELGLRK
- a CDS encoding LppX_LprAFG lipoprotein encodes the protein MKKTLPLETTSMFMRTKMRATSLLAFALLASCGGDGDGGAPDPAELVASSADRMSEVNSFAFLLEHENGTTMIVGGLAMERAEGEIANGERLRADVMGRTGPLAVNLQLIIVPEGAWMTNPLTGAWTPQALSISEFFDPATGVTAVIRGIGTPTLTGTEVVGGVETHIVDGSLDSGALALLIPGVPAGRPLTARTWIGSEDPVVHRIEIRGTLADGDDSTVVRRLTLSQFGATFEITAPL
- the pnp gene encoding polyribonucleotide nucleotidyltransferase encodes the protein MQRIEREFAGRTLTLETGRLAKLAHGSCLVQFGETVVLCAVTVQDRPTHLPFFPMTVEYREKSYAAGKIPGGFFKREGRLGEKETLTCRLIDRSLRPLFPDGFLYETQVVCTVLSADQENDADVLALFGASAALNMSKIPFQVPIAAVRVGRVRGNWILNPTFQQLAYSDVDIVVAGSADALLMVEGGAVEVPEAEVLEGLEVAHEGIRQLVKIQEELIAERRQPDMAWTPRLPDASLAARVEDLARSRVAAAMALREKQERSQALASVKEDVEERLQDELSDDEMESSRDQVGEILRGIEKSSMRNRILDEGIRADGRELSTVRDISCEIGLLPRTHGSALFTRGQTQALCVATLGTSRDEQRIESIDQAQEITKSFMLHYNFPPFSTGEAKPMRGTSRREIGHGALAERAIQPLLPSYDDFPYTIRIVSDVLESNGSSSMATVCGSSLALMGAGVPVRAACAGVAMGLIKEGDRVAVLTDILGLEDALGDMDFKIAGTRKGVTSIQMDIKVDGLTREILQEALERANTARMHILDIMDQTIAEPREELSPHAPRITSIQVNPEKLGEIIGPKGKTIRAIQDETGAKIEIEDSGIVKIAAVSGEAAARAREMIEAIVQEPEVGRVYQGPVKNVTTFGAFIEILPGVEGLCHISELRQGRTENTEEVLRRGMVTRVKLLSVDEKGRLRLSRKAAIEEEGSKVEEVEAASSRG
- a CDS encoding MFS transporter, whose amino-acid sequence is MTDGFAAARIRRVPDWLQSGWLLRRGVDPSRGNLLLLLVAWGVFHSANDQTSIVVVLPALITDVGLTVDQFYQSSWVVNGYLLGYLVALPIVGRIADVYGLARIFAVTLLVFMIGSTLVALAPSFPWIVTARALQAVGGGGVVPVAMAIVVDQLPPERRLMGLGAIAAATEAGALIGPAWGGVITEWWGWRAVFWVNLPLVLPTLIGAWWLATGTRREGRIDWAGAALLGLALAVLTYGLVNDPIFPRPLSWTLAILAVAAALAMGFVLHELRLEARGGYPMVRLGALSEPRTACANLTMFLVGAGLITALMGVPLFVNLVLVEGALEGGLTLMRLTIAVPLGALLGGWLGGRMGLRPTAVAGCVLIAAGFAGLQGWDAELTQLMRSVPQLVGGLGFGLVLAPLGAAVLQRVAEEERATAAAWLTLARMAGMLVGAALLTSHGLGRFYARAGALDFGSPEFLDLVSEAQVATFREVFITAGIVMGMAALIAIGIGGGRLERPAELWGMPARRGGSGVVADEGSR